In the genome of Podospora pseudocomata strain CBS 415.72m chromosome 7, whole genome shotgun sequence, the window AAGCCCAGCAAGGCGGCCTGTCAGCCTTGCGGGAATCGTGCCGTCTTTTGGGGCGGAACCATCAAAAATGTTCCGAGATATCCGTGATCCTGGCTGCCTAGACTGTTATCCCCTGTCAGAGCGAGCCTAACCTGGCAAAATCAAGATGGAAAAGTTGCGAATCTCATCTGCATACCAAGGCCACCCGTCTGTCGCATCCATTTGCTTGTGCTTCCACCATGGGCTGAGTGGTGTCTCGTCGACAAAACGAGCCTCTAACAGATCTTAACGAGACGGTAATCCACAGCAGTTGCGAGATTCCAGGTTGTTTAAAGTCGCCAAGGTCCACTCGGCTATCGCCGAACCAATTGCACGACAACCAACCGATGACTCGGTGAGCTAGATACCGTTCTGAGAACTTTTGAAAGCTTGCGGTGAAGTTTGTAGCGAACGATGAATCCCaacagggaggaggtgcgtATAGTCGGCTAATCGATGAGTCTGAGGACGGCCCCAAACCGGAGTATGTCTATGCATTATTTGCCTTGGCAAAAGTCGACCGTTTTTACAACCTGAATCGAGAAGCTTATCATTCAACACGGAATAAAATGGAGAACCGAAAAGGGGTGTAACTAAATCGCGGGATTCGGAGATGCTGTGTTGACATGAGCTTCAAAATGAGCCGTAACAACGATATCCTTGAGAGAGGCATTCACATGACAAAAATGACTTTTTGTAGATACGGCGGCTCTGGGTGGACATCAAGCGACTGAAGGTTCAAGGTGAGCAAAGGACGCAGGGCCAGGGACGGTGTCTCCGGTGAGTTCCGTAATCCGTACCTATGCCCCGCACCGGTTCCCCACCATACCGTGCCTACCCCACCATCCGCCAACGAGAGCTCCATCTTATCGCCAGGCTGCAGCTAGCTGGCCATCCATCAACTTATCTCTCGTCCAGCCTTGCCTAAACCATCGACGTCAACCAGGCCCAGGTATCGCAACATCTTCTCAGCCTTGCGTTCTCGACTCCATTCACAAAACCAGCCGCAAAGATGGCTGACCCTCTGCTGGAGTTCTTCACCCAGATGGACATccagggtggtgttgtcgttcAGGGTGAGTGTGCCCCTCTTCAACGACCGAACCCCGCGATCCATCTCCCATTGCAATATCACCATTACGATCAACAACGGTAACTAATTAGTATGTACTAGATTCCCCCAAATTTGATCTCGATCTCTATATCCAAAACTATCGCGGCCGTACCAGATTcgaccgtctcctcctcatcggccGTAGCTCAGTAAAGCTCTGCGTCGAAGCTCTCAAGgccgccctcgccgaagCCAAGCGTGGCCGCGACACCCAGCGATACAGAGACGTTTTTGAATACCTTCGCGTAGCTGCTCCCAATGACCCCGATGCCGTCTTTGATAAGAAATGGGTAGACAGGCAGGACGTCGCCAACCATGAAGAGACCCAACGGCTGCTCACCGAGCTAAAGGGATATAAGAACAACCTTGTCAAGGAGAGCATCCGGGTaagcatcaccaacccttCTTTCACGCAAACCATTCTAACCGCATGCCAAACAAAAGATGGGCAACGAAGAGCTAGCCAAACATTACGAAGCAATCGGCGACCTCAACGCGGCCTCTGAGCACTACTCCAAAATGCGCCCCGACGTCTCCACGGCGAAGCACGTCATCGACGTCGGCAAGCACCTCGTCCGCGTGGCCATCCAAAGAAGAGAGTGGAGCATGGTCGCGCCCCATCTCGTGAAGATGACGCTCGGGGGGCAGTACCCCGAAGAAGAGCGCAACGCCCAACCGTTCATCCGCGCAGCTTCTGGCAtcgccctcctcggccaAGAAAAATACTGGGAAGCGGCCCTCTCCTTTCTCGACGCCGACCCAAACGTCCCGCCAAAAGCCTACAATGAACTCGCCAGCCGTAACGACATTGCCGTCTATGGCGGTTTGCTTGCGCTGGCGACAATGGACCGCAAGCAGCTCCAGAGTATGGTATTGGAGAACCAGAATTTCAGAGTGTTTCTGGAACCGGAGCCACACATCAGACGGGCGGTGACGATGTTTGTTAATGGGAGGTATTCGGCTTGCATTgagattttggaggggtaCAGGACGGATTATCTGCTGGACATCTACCTCCAGAAGCACGTCAGCAAGATTTATGCCAAGATCAGGAGCAAGTGTGTGGTGCAGTATCTGATTCCGTTTTCGTGCGTGAGCTTGGACACGCTGGAGAAGGCGTTTGGGAGTCCGGAGAGGCcgattgaggaggagctggcggtgatgattgaggagggggtctTGGAGGCGAGGATTGATGGGATTGAGAGGGTAAGCTTTactgcctttttttttttggattgtCATACGGTGTGCTAATGATGAAAAACAGCTCGTCAACACAGTTAAGATTGACCCGAGAGCTCAAATGCAGGCTTCGGCATTGGTTTCTGCCGAGAATTACGAGAAGCAGGCTATTGAGCGGTTGAGAAGGATGGCGATTGCGGCTGCGGATTTGGAGCTGATGCCGACCAAGAAGCAGGGGTTGCATCTCccgcttggtggtgatatttCTTTTGGGGATCAGGAGATTGTGATGGGTTGAGACAGACAAGTCAGGGTTAGGGATTATTATGATATGAAACGAAACGGGATAGCATTGATTTTtgagtttttgtttttggcgTTGCCCGTTTGCGTATACCGGGTAAAGGGAAAAGGAGTATGGGGATAAGCATAGTAGTTATGAGACAT includes:
- a CDS encoding hypothetical protein (COG:O; COG:T; EggNog:ENOG503NYRU), coding for MADPLLEFFTQMDIQGGVVVQDSPKFDLDLYIQNYRGRTRFDRLLLIGRSSVKLCVEALKAALAEAKRGRDTQRYRDVFEYLRVAAPNDPDAVFDKKWVDRQDVANHEETQRLLTELKGYKNNLVKESIRMGNEELAKHYEAIGDLNAASEHYSKMRPDVSTAKHVIDVGKHLVRVAIQRREWSMVAPHLVKMTLGGQYPEEERNAQPFIRAASGIALLGQEKYWEAALSFLDADPNVPPKAYNELASRNDIAVYGGLLALATMDRKQLQSMVLENQNFRVFLEPEPHIRRAVTMFVNGRYSACIEILEGYRTDYLLDIYLQKHVSKIYAKIRSKCVVQYLIPFSCVSLDTLEKAFGSPERPIEEELAVMIEEGVLEARIDGIERLVNTVKIDPRAQMQASALVSAENYEKQAIERLRRMAIAAADLELMPTKKQGLHLPLGGDISFGDQEIVMG